From Camelus dromedarius isolate mCamDro1 chromosome 12, mCamDro1.pat, whole genome shotgun sequence, the proteins below share one genomic window:
- the PKP3 gene encoding plakophilin-3: MQDGNFLLSALQPEAGVCSLALPSDLQLDRRGADGPEAERLRVARVQEQVRARLLQLGQQPRPNGAAEPEGAAEAARGGGSRAGYHTLQAGFSSRSQGLSGDTTSTFRPIAKPTYSPASWSSRSAVDLSSSRRLSSAHNGGSAFGAAGYGAAQPAAPMPTRPVSFHERGRVGSRVDYDTLSLRSLRLGAGGPDDRYSVVSEQLEPSAASAYRSFAYERHASSSSGQAGGLDWPEPTEGPPSRTIRAPAMRTLQRFQSSHRSRAGPGGPPGAVLEPVTRAPSVRSLSLSLADSGHLPDMRALDSYGSHRTLQRLSSGFDDIDLPSAVKYLMASDPNLQVLGAAYIQHKCYSDATAKKQARSLQAVPRLVKLFNHANQEVQRHATGAMRNLVYDSADNKLALVEENGIFELLRTLREQDDELRKNVTGILWNLSSSDHLKDRLARDTLEQLTDLVLSPLSGAGGPPLIQQNASEAEIFYNATGFLRNLSSASQATRQKMRECHGLVDALVTYINHALDVGKCEDKSVENAVCVLRNLSYRLYDEMPPSALQRLEGRGRRDVVGVPPGEVVGCFTPQSRRLRELPLMADALTFAEVSKDPKGLEWLWSPQIVGLYNRLLQRCELNRHTTEAAAGALQNITAGDRRWAGVLSRLALEQERILNPLLDRVRTADHHQLRSLTGLIRNLSRNARNKDEMSTKVVSHLIEKLPGSVGEKCPPADVLVNIIAVLNNLVVASPVAARDLLYFDGLRKLVFLKKMRDSPDSEKSSRAASSLLANLWQYSKLHRDFRAKGYRKEDFLGP, from the exons ATGCAGGACGGTAACTTCCTGCTGTCGGCCCTGCAGCCCGAGGCCGGCGTGTGCTCCCTGGCACTGCCCTCCGACCTGCAGCTGGACCGCCGGGGCGCAGACGGGCCAGAGGCTGAGCGGTTGCGGGTGGCCCGGGTCCAGGAGCAGGTCCGCGCTCGCCTCCTGCAGCTGGGCCAGCAGCCACGGCCCAATGGGGCCGCCGAGCCTGAGGGGGCCGCCGAGGCAGCCAGAGGAG GTGGGTCCCGGGCCGGGTACCACACCCTGCAGGCTGGCTTCAGCTCCCGCTCCCAGGGCCTGAGTGGGGACACCACCTCG ACCTTCCGGCCCATCGCCAAACCTACCTACAGCCCTGCTTCCTGGTCCTCCCGTTCAGCCGTGGACCTGAGCTCCAGTCGGAGGCTGAGCTCTGCCCACAATGGGGGCAGTGCCTTTGGGGCTGCCGGGTACGGGGCTGCCCAGCCTGCTGCACCAATGCCCACCCGGCCCGTGTCCTTCCACGAGCGTGGCAGGGTGGGGAGCCGGGTGGATTATGACACCTTGTCCCTGCGCTCCCTgaggctgggggccgggggcccGGATGACCGCTACAGTGTGGTGTCCGAGCAGCTGGAGCCGTCCGCTGCCTCCgcgtacaggtcctttgcctatGAACGCCATGCCAGCTCCAGCTCTGGCCAGGCTGGGGGTCTGGATTGGCCGGAGCCCACCGAGGGACCACCCAGCCGGACCATCCGTGCCCCCGCCATGCGAACCCTGCAGCGATTCCAGAGCAGCCACCGCAGCCGTGCGGGGCCTGGGGGGCCGCCGGGGGCCGTCCTGGAGCCTGTGACCCGGGCGCCATCCGTGcgcagcctcagcctcagcctggcTGACTCGGGCCACCTGCCGGACATGCGTGCGCTGGACAGCTACGGTAGCCACCGCACACTGCAGAGGCTCAGCAGcgg CTTTGATGACATTGACCTGCCCTCAGCAGTCAAGTACCTCATGGCTTCAGACCCCAACCTGCAGGTGCTGGGAGCGGCCTACATCCAACACAAGTGCTACAGTGACGCGACGGCCAAGAAGCAG GCCCGCAGCCTTCAGGCCGTGCCCAGGCTGGTGAAGCTCTTCAACCACGCCAACCAGGAGGTGCAGCGCCATGCCACGGGCGCCATGCGCAACCTCGTGTATGACAGCGCGGACAACAAGCTGGCCCTGGTGGAAGAGAACGGCATCTTCGAGCTGCTGCGCACGCTGCGCGAGCAGGACGACGAGCTGCGCAAGAACGTCACAG GGATCCTGTGGAACTTGTCCTCCAGTGACCACCTGAAGGACCGCCTGGCCCGAGACACGTTGGAACAGCTCACAGACCTGGTGCTGAGCCCCCTCTCGGGGGCTGGGGGACCCCCCCTCATCCAGCAGAACGCCTCAGAGGCCGAGATCTTCTACAACGCCACGGGCTTCCTCAG GAACCTCAGCTCAGCCTCCCAGGCCACTCGTCAAAAGATGCGTGAGTGCCACGGGCTGGTGGATGCCCTGGTCACCTATATCAACCACGCCCTGGACGTGGGCAAGTGTGAGGACAAG AGCGTGGAGAATGCTGTGTGCGTGCTGAGGAACCTGTCCTACCGCCTGTATGACGAGATGCCGCCATCTGCCCTGCAGCGGCTGGAGGGCCGGGGCCGCCGGGACGTGGTGGGGGTGCCGCCCGGCGAGGTGGTGGGCTGCTTCACTCCGCAGAGCCGGCGGCTCCGAGAG CTGCCCCTCATGGCTGATGCGCTCACCTTTGCCGAGGTGTCTAAGGACCCCAAGGGCCTTGAGTGGCTGTGGAGCCCCCAGATCGTGGGGCTGTACAACCGGCTGCTGCAGCGTTGCGAGCTCAACCGGCACACCACCGAGGCGGCCGCTGGGGCACTGCAGAACATCACTGCGGGCGACCGCAGG TGGGCAGGCGTGCTGAGCCGGCTGGCTCTGGAGCAGGAGCGCATCCTGAACCCGCTGCTGGACCGAGTTCGGACCGCTGACCACCACCAGCTGCGCTCACTGACTGGCCTCATCCGAAACCTGTCTCGGAACGCCAGGAACAAGGATGAGATGT CCACCAAGGTGGTGAGTCACCTGATCGAGAAGCTGCCTGGCAGCGTGGGTGAGAAGTGCCCTCCGGCTGACGTGCTCGTGAACATCATAGCCGTGCTCAACAACCTGGTGGTGGCCAGTCCAGTCGCCGCCCGGGACCTGCTTTACTTCGATGGACTCCGCAAGCTGGTCTTCCTCAAGAAGATGCGGGACAG ccctgacaGTGAGAAGTCCTCGAGGGCGGCCTCCAGCCTCCTGGCCAACCTGTGGCAGTACAGCAAGCTCCACCGAGACTTCCGGGCG AAGGGCTACCGAAAGGAGGACTTCCTGGGCCCGTAG